The sequence GATTTGGCGAGTTTCATGCTGTCGTTGTTGGTGGCGGTCTGGGTTAAATCCATCAGTGTGTGGGCCAGTGCTTTGTCTTTCACATCAATTTTTACCCCGCCAATCAGATCGGCATCGTTTTGTGTTTGTGCCAGCCACTTGGCGGCGGTGCTGGATGCGCCTTTTTCAGACAGCATAAACACCGACGAGCCATTGGCGTCTGGCCGGGTAAAGGCATCTGCGTGGATGGAGACAAATAAATCGGCCTGTACGGCACGGGCTTTTTTAACGCGTACGCCAAGTGGCACAAAAAAGTCGCCATCACGCGTAAGCACAACACGCATATTCGGCTCGTTTTCTAATAGGTTTTTAAGTTTTTTGGCGATCGCCAGTACGACGGTTTTTTCATAATTGCCGCCGGGGCCAACCGCGCCGGGGTCTTCGCCGCCGTGGCCCGGATCCAGCACGATGGTAATGAGCCGGTCTACTTTCATTTTGCTGCGATCAACCGTGCCGTCTTCTTCTGCCTTTGTTTTTGTAGCAGGAGCAGGTGGGGCAGGCTTGATATCGCTGGTTTGATCGTCCAGAAACGCCAGTAGCGGATCATTTTGCGCAGCAGGATAGAGATCAATCACCAGGCGGTGCTTGTATTCGCCTACCGGGTTGAGTGTAAAAATCTGCGGTTTGATTTCTGTTTTTAAATCCAGTACCAGGCGCACAACGCCGGGTTTGTTGCGGGCGGCGCGCAGCTGCTGGATATAGGGATCATCACCACCTACTTTGCTGGCCAGGCTTTGCAGTTCATTATTGAGATCAATACCTTCCAGATCGACCACCAGCCGTTCCGGGTCTTTAAGTGCAAATTGTTTGAAGGTGAGCGAAACGGTAGATTCGATAGTCACGCGGGTATAGGCCTGCGCAGGCCAGACACGCACAGCCACTACGCTGGCGGCAGGAGCGGCAAAGCCAAGTGGCGTGATAGCCAGCAGCAGGCTGGCGCTTGCTCCACGCAAAACATCCCGGCGAGCCAGACTAAACGCAGCCGTTGCGGCATGTGTATCGGAGGCAGAAGAGGCCGGGTCTTGCTTTGTAGTCGTCATTAGCAGCTGCACTTTGTTTAAACCTGTTGGGTAAGACGATTGAGGCATGTTTGGCCTTGCTCACTAAATGCTTGGATATGGGCCACGCGGCTTGTTTGACCGGGTACTAAAGAGGCTTCGGGCGTTAAGGTAATGACCCAGTCAGGGGTAGGTAAAAGGCCTTCTGCTTTATCTGCCCATTCGATCAGGCAAATAGATCCGGGGTTAAAGTAGTCTCTAAAACCCGCATCTTCCCATTCGCTTGCGTCATTAAATCTATACAAATCAAAGTGATATAAGTATAAGTTAGAAACAGTATAAGGTTCAACCAGTGTATAGGTGGGGCTTTTTACCCGGCCGGCAAAGCCCAGCCCGCGCAGCAGACCCCGGCTAAGTGTGGTTTTACCTGCTCCCAGGTTGCCTTCCAGAAAAACCACCATGCCTGCCGCTACGCTTTGTGATAAACGCGCGCCCAGCGCCAGTGTGGCCTCTTCGTCGGCTAAAAAACATTTGAAATCAGTATTGTGTGGCATGGGCTATGGGATCCATTGGCTTAACGCTTATACGGTCTGGCAGGCAAAAAACGTATGAAGCCGGTATCATTGCGGTTATGCATACGTCTCCACCCTCATTAGATTATCAAAAACTCGCCCGGCAAATTAAAGGCTGGGCGCAGGAATTAGGTTTTGCCCGCGCCGGAGTGACCAGCATTGATTTAAGCCACGCCGAAGCCGGTTTGCAAGAATGGCTGGATGCAGGTTTTCACGGCGAGATGGATTATATGGCAAGGCATGGCATGAAGCGCGCCAGACCTCATGAATTACACGCTGGCACTATTTCACTTATTTCGGTTTTTTTGCCTTATTTGCCGCTTGCCGCCGCAAATTCGGAGGAAATTCTCGCCAACGGCAGTAAGGCCTATCTTTCCCGCTACGCGCTGGGGCGTGATTATCATAAGGTATTAAAGGGTCGTTTACAGCAATTGGCAGATCGCCTGGTTAAAGAAATTGGCCCTTTTGGCCACCGGGTGTTTGTGGATTCGGCTCCGGTGCTTGAGGTGGAAATCGCCACACAAGCCGGGCAGGGCTGGCGGGGTAAACATACTCTGCTGATTAACCGGGAATACGGCTCATACTTTTTTATTGGTGAGTTATTTACCGATTTGCCATTGCCAGCTGATCCGCAGCAACAGGAAGAGCATTGCGGGCGCTGTGCGCGCTGCATGACAGCTTGCCCGACCGGTGCGATTGTCGCACCCTATCAGGTGGATGCGCGGCGCTGTATCTCTTATTTAACCATCGAGCTTAAAGGCAGTATTCCGCTACCGTTTCGCTCCATGCTGGGCAATCGTGTCTATGGTTGCGACGATTGCCAGATGGTCTGCCCGTGGAATCGCTTTGCGGTAAACACTAAGGAAGCTGATTTTCATGTGCGCCATGGTCTTGATGATGTGACTCTGGTTGAGCTGTTTGCCTGGTCTGAGGCCGATTTCAAACAGAAAATGGCGGGTAGTGCCATTTTCCGGATTGGCTATGAGCAGTGGCTTAGAAATATAGCTGTGGGCCTTGGTAATGCGCCTGCCTCACCCGGGGTGATTACTGCTCTGATGGCCAGAGCAGGCGATCCTAGTGAGATTGTCAGAGAACATGTGCTGTGGGCCCTGGGGCAGCATGGTGTATATGACACAGATTTAAGGCCGGGTTTATTACTCTTTTAAATTATTTATCAGACAACAGCAGGCTATACCTGAAGCTGTAATGAGAAGGTATTTTTGGCTATGTTATTTAACAGGCGGGTTAATTAGTATGTAATGTGGCGGATAAGGATCTTATTAGAATAGTGATTGTTAATTGATAAATTTAATTTTTACCTTTACTCTGTTTTGTCGCCTAATCTGATAAGAGTGATTCTTTAAGTTTCAGGTATACATACTTATGTTTTTTTGTAAGAATCTTTTTAGTAATTGCCTATGCCTGCCTGATGCAGTTTACGGCAATGATGATATAAAATAAATTGATGCATTTTTAAGTAATAATTTTATGTGGTCATTCTATGTAAGAATCAAGTTTAAAGTGCGGCTTGTCTGGCTAAAATAGTTGTGTAAATTGAGTGAATCTAAGGAATAAAGCAGATTATGCAAATTGTGACGTGGAATGTGAATAGCCTAAAAGTACGGTTACCACAGGTATTGGAATGGCTGGATACTCATCCGGAAGTTACTGCACTTTGCCTGCAGGAAACAAAAATGGAAGACATTAATTTTCCGCAGGCAGAGATAGAAGCGGCTGGTTTTCAGGTGGTGTTTGCAGGGCAGAAAACATACAACGGTGTTGCAATTATTGCGCGGGAGGCTTTAAGCGATGTGGTGATAAATATCCCTGATTTTGCTGATCATCAGGTTCGTTTAATTGCAGCAACGGTAAAAGGGGTACGTCTGATTTGTGTTTATATTCCGAATGGACAGGCACTGGATTCTGAAAAATATCCGTATAAATTATCCTGGCTGCAAGCGCTGACACTGTGGCTGAAAACAGAAATGGAAAACCATACAAAATTGGCTTTGCTAGGGGATTACAATATTGCTCCTCAGGATATTGATGTGCATGATCCGGCAAAATGGGTAGGGCAGGTTTTGGTTTCAGAGCCTGAGCGTGCGGCTTTTCAGGCCTTGCTTGATTTGGGTTTAACAGATTCATATCGCTTATTTGATCAGCCGGAGAAATCTTTTTCATGGTGGGATTATCGTGGTTTTGGATTTAGAAAAAATGCCGGTATGCGAATTGATCATATTTTGTTGTCCCGGGAATTAGTCCCCTTATGCAGTGCGTGTGTGATTGATCGTGAGCCTAGAAATAATGAGCGGCCATCTGATCACACGCCTGTGATTGCAAGTTTGACGATCTGATGGCTTAGTTAAATAATTTTGGGAAATGCTAAATGGATAAAGCTAAATTATTGTCTGGCAGCAGTTTGTTCTGTGATTTAAGCCATGCAGAATTGACCGAGCTGGCTACCCAGACTGAATTGCGTAGTTTGCGTGCAAAGCAAACGGTGGTGGTGCAGGGCTCGGTAGGAGATGAGATGTTTGCCGTGCTGCACGGACGTTTAAAGGTTGTGCGCAGCAGCGATGAAGGGAAAGAGGCCACTATCTGTATCTTGGAAGCCGGAGAAATGTTTGGTGAAATCGCCATGCTGGACGGTGGGCTTCGCACAGCCACGGTAGAAACTTTAGAGGCCTGTGAGCTTCTGGTTTTACGCCGGGATAGTGTTATGCAGCATTTGGAACATCACCCTAAAGTGATGCATCAAATGATTACCGCACTTTGCCAGCGCTTACGTAATGCGGACGATTTTCTGCAAGATACACTGTTTTTAAATTTACCCCAGCGCCTGGGTAAAATGCTGAAACAATTAGCAAGGCAGCATGGTATTAAAGATGAAAATGGGATGTTGATTGATTTAAAGCTTACCCAGCAGGAGCTGGCCAATATGGTGGGTTCCAGCCGGGAAAGCGTGAATAAACAGCTGAGCGCCTGGATGGAATACGGCTGGGTGCAGATGGATATGGGGTTTATCCGCCTGGTGCAGATGGATCAATTGCCGGGGCATCCTTATTTTCATTAGGACAGATCGTTCCTGTACAGGTGAGAGTCCGGTATGCAATGGATGCCCGGCAAAATAAGGGTGGTGTTTTTATCTGCAGGTAAGGAGCAACCGGCTCTGGTGCCGGGTTATTTTTCGGCCAGTTTGGTATCCGTATAGGCGTAGTAATTTTTCCAGGCCCCGTAAACCAGATTCGGGTATTCGGCGCGGCCAAGACTGCCGTTATAGCGCCCTAATGCGCGGAAATAATCACCGTTTTCCATATCCAGATAGTGGCGCAATATCGTGCAGCCGTAGCGCAGATTGGTATTCATATCAAATAAATTGTGCCCGCTGCTGCCAATCGATCTTTGCCAGAAAGGCATAACCTGCATTAAGCCTCTTGCACCCACTACCGATAATGCATAGCGGTTAAAGCCGCTTTCTACATGCACAAGGCCCAGCACAAGCTGAGGGTCCAGGCCTGCCCGGCTGGCTTCGTAATGGATGGCCGTGAGCAGGGTGCGGCGGATAAATTCATCCGGTATACGTTTGGCTAGGCGGACGGACATCGCAGCCAGCCAGGCTTCACCTTCGGCAGGTGTGGCAAAGACCAGCCTGGGCGATTGCCCGTCATTAATCGATCTTTGCATTGCGGTTTGTACATTGGAGGAGAGCTGTTCTTCTTTTTGCGCGCCAGCGAAGGCAAAGCTGCAAAAAAACAAGCCTATTAAAAAAGAGTAGCGCATGAGTTTCTTTCTTTGGAATCAGCTTGGAATGTAGCTTTATCACCCGGGTAGGTCAACACGCAGCAATTAATTTTACGGCAATTGCCTGTTTATCTTCTGCTAATGCCAATAAACGATCGATATTGGGATGCTTTCCCGGAAAGGCAATCGCATCCTGGCTGTGTTCGGCATAAAGGCGTATGCCTTTGGCAGCAGCTACAGCGTTGATTGCGCCAAATTCCTGATATAAAGCATGATAAACCCGAACGCTGCCTGCCTGGCCGGGCTTATTTTCTATTCTTGCAATGATCGTTTCTCCATCAAGCAGCTCAAGGGCTGATAAATGATCAATTGCGGGCAGGCTGGCAAGTATATCGGCAAAAAGCATGGTTAATCCTGTTAAATGGAGGGCCGCTCATTATAAGGCGATCGTATTTTGCCGCTTGTTTAAGTGGGCCTCTATGGAGTTATTGTTCAGGCCACAGGCTGTAAATGTTTTTCTGGTGAAAAGCAGACCCAGGATATTGAGCCACAGCACCGGGTTTTAGCGGGACAAACACGCTGCTGTGGTTCAATTTTTGAGGTGATCGCTCCTTTGGCCGAAAATCTATTTAATCTTTATGGCGCAAGGAGTGGCTTTCCAGTTCATCAAACGATGCGTCATTAGGGGCTAGTTTTTGCGGGTGCACCCAGCTGATATCGCGCAGGCTGTGCTGTATTTGCTGGTCTACTCCAAGTAACTTTGCAAAAATGGCCATGCGTACCGGCACACCATTATCTGTCTGGCGGAAGATGGCCAGCCTGGGATCCTGATTTAAGTCGGTAGATAAATCATTCGCTCCCGGGCGACTGTCTCTGGGTAAGGGGTGCATCACAATCACATCGGGTTTGCAGAAGGTATCTACTGCCCGTAAATTGATTTGGAAGTTTTCACCGTAACCCTCCATTACTTCACCCTGCATCCGCTCTTTTTGTACGCGGGTAGCATAAATGACATCAGCTCCTGCAAGGCCGCTAGCCAGATTATCGGTGCACTCAATGACGTTTCCGTTTCGGCTGGCGGCATCCAGAATACTGGTTGGCATTTCCAGGCCGGCAGGCGCAAGCAGGGTGATTTTCAACCCCTGATAAAGCCCTAGTAATTTTGCCAGTGAATGCGCAGCACGGCCATGTTTTAAATCGCCCACCAGTGCAATATGGCTGCCATCAATGAGCTTATTAAGGCGCGAGAATTCGCGCTCCATTGTGTAGAGATCAAGCAGGGCCTGGGTGGGGTGCTCACCGGGGCCATCACCGCCGTTAATGATGGGGATATTGCTGGCTTGGGCGAATTCGGCCACTGCACCTTGCTCGGGGTGGCGCACCACAATCGCATCGGCGTAGCCACTGACTACGCGGCTGGTGTCGTAGATTGATTCACCCTTGGCCATGGACGAAAAAGTAAAGCCGGTGGTATCGCAAACCGAGCCGCCCAGCCTGCAAAATGCAGCACCAAAGCTGATGCGGGTACGGGTACTGGCTTCAAAAAACAGGTTGGCGAGTACGGCACCTTCGAGTACACGGCAGGTTTTTTGTCTGCGGGCCACCGGCTGCATGATGTCTGTGATACGAAACAGTTCTTCCACCGATTCACGTGAAAATTGCTCCACAGAAAGAAGGTGGGGAGCCCAGTGAGTGGAGTTGATATGGTGTGTGGGGGCTATTTTTGTATCTTTGCTGAGGATCTCGGTCAGAAAGCGTTCAACAATGGTGGGCATACTGCGGTGTTCATTGGAGTTGTCAGGTAATAACCAGCTGTCCAGAGCCCGGCGGCTGACCCCCAAGCGCTCTGTAAGCGCATCACGGGTCAGGTTAAGCAGACGCATGGCATCGCGAAGGGTCGTTTGTTGAGCGGATTGCATAATGGCACCTTATCTACACGTTGTGTGGATTGTGTGCTTTTTTTTATTTGATCGCAATACGCTTTGCGGTTTATTATTTTTATTTTATCTATTTTGCGTATAGATTATGGCTTATGGAGCCTGCAGCATCATAAAATGAGTGCTTACCTGCATTATTTACAAGTATTTTTCAGGCTCCGGCTGCATCGCTCCCCCAGACGTCCTCCATTGGTACCAGCCCTGCAATACGCTGGCTTTCGATTACGCCAATAATGCTGTAATCGATGTCTTCACTATCTCTTTCGATAATATTCTCCAGGGGCTGCCATTGTTTATTGAAGATAGCGGCAACAATTGGTGTTTGCTCGTTGATGCCGGGGCGCTTAACAATACCAACCTCGCCATTGAGTAATTGCACCACTGCACCTGGAGGATAAAGCCCCATGGTTTGGGTAAACAGGCGGCCCAGTTTGACATCAATGCTGTTAACAGAGCCTGTTAGTGAGGTGAGTAAAGCAAGATCGGAAAGTTGCCCGCGCCGCCAGGCATTGCGGGTCAGCATGGCACAATAGCGATCAGCAATGCCGATGAGACGAGCTTCAAAATGAATCGAATCGCCAGACAGCTGCTGTGGATAGCCGCTGCCATCGGGGATTTCGTGGTGCTGCAATACATAATCAAGCCAGAGTGGATCGGTTACGCCAAGCTTTCTCAGGGTGTCCCTGCCTTCAACCGGATGCACTTGCATCAATAGTCTTTGCTCATCAGTGAGCGGGCCGGACTGGGTGGATAGTTTTTCCTGAATGGCATACATGCCAATATTCATAGTCAATGCTGCGGCCACAACAGGGCGCCGCTCGGCGGGCGAGCGACCGAGATCACGCAGCGCCAGCTCTACGACACAAGCCACATTAATTGCATGCCGGATGGCGTAGGTTCCATCCTGGCGCAGCATGATCATGCCGATGACTACATTACGGTTCAGGGTACAAGCGCGGCCAAGGTGATCTGCAATTGTGCTGATATGGGCAGGAAATACACCTGCGTAGCTTTCTGATTTCGACAAAATCCGATCAAGCGCAGCGCGAGACTCAAAAATAAAACGGGGGGCAGAGGGAGGGCGCGATACTTTCTGTCCACCAGGTTGGGGGGATGAGGCCATGCAAAGCTCCGTATATATCCTTGTCATTTTATAGCAAGGAGAAGGAACGCACTGATGTAAGAGGGGTGTTTCTTTAAAATTAACTTTTATTTCAGATGAAAATATAATTTGTAAGTGTACTACCGTGCTGAAATATTGCTTTTGAGCCTGCTTTTTTAAATATGAATTGGTTTTGTATGTAGAAAAATGGCTGCAGAGTACAGCTTCTGTAGCCATTATATTGTAATGAAGTTTAGTCTGCTTCATCCATCCACATTAGCTGGATGGCCTCCAGTATTTTTTCACCACAGTGACTGGCATCATCATTAAAGCCTTCCAATTTCATAACCCACTGCATTAAATCGGTAAAACGTACGGTTTTAGGATCCAGATCAGGGAATTTATCTGCCAGTTGAATGGCAATTTCACGGGAATCTGTCCATTTCATGATTTAATCCTTTCTATGATCTGCGGATAAAGCGGCCTACATTTATCGGGTCTGGCATATTGAAATGCCGGCAGATTAATGATGCTCGCGGGCATGGTTGATTGTGTATTTAGGTATTTCTACTACCAGATCAGTATCTGTTAGGATTGACTGGCAAGACAGACGGGATTCTGCTTCCAATCCCCAGGCTTTATCCAGCATATCGTCTTCCAGCTCATCAGATGGGGCCAGTGATTTAAACCCCTCGCGAATAATCACGTGGCAGGTGGTACAGGCACAGGATTTCTCGCAAGCGTGTTCAATTTCAATATCGTTGGCGAGCAGCACATCGCAAATTGATGTGCCTGCTTCAGCTTCAAGTACAGCCCCTTCGGGGCAGAGCTGGGGGTGAGGTAGAACTACAATTTGAATCATGATTCATCCTTGGTATAGCTGGCTTATCACGCAAAAACCCTCTTTTTAGCCCTTTCTGAAAGCACTTAATAAATTTCTCAGTGTGCTTTGTGTATTCGGGTCTCTGCGTTTACAGATTTTTGGTGTTTAGGGTTACATCCCAGCAATTTGCTTACCTGCCAGGCCACGTTTTACCGCAGCGTTCATACGCTTGGCTGCAAAGTCACCGGTGGCTTCGTTTAGCTTTTCGGTGGCGGCGTGGATGGCGTTGGCGTCTTTTTCCTGCATGCTACTCATTAGCTGCTGCAAGCCGGTTTGAATGGCTGCTTGCTCTTCTACATTAAGTAGATCGCCATCTTGCTGCAGGGCAGCAGTACTTGCGTTGATGAGGGACTCTGCATCAACCAGTGCCTCGGCCAGCTTACGGGCTTGTATATCGGCACTGGCGTATTGCATGGAGTCGGTCAGCATGGTGGTAATTTCCTCGTCAGATAATCCGTAAGAAGGTTTCACCATAATGCTGGCCTCAATGCCTGATGATAGCTCCCGTGCCGCAACTGATAGCAAGCCATCTGCATCGACCTGAAACGTTACACGAATTCGGGCCGCGCCAGCCACCATTGGCGGAATACCGCGCAGCTCAAAGCGTGCCAGGCTGCGGCAGTCGCTCACCAGCTCGCGCTCGCCTTGCAATACATGGATGGCCATAGCTGTCTGGCCATCTTTAAAGGTGGTGAATTCTTGTGCTCTGGCGGTAGGAATGGTGCTGTTTCTGGGGATGATTTTTTCCACCAGATTGCCCATGGTTTCCAGCCCGAGGGAAAGCGGAATCACGTCCAGCAGCAGCCATTCATTTTCCCCTTTATTACCTGCCAGCACATTGGCCTGAATCGCGGCGCCAATCGCAACGACTTTATCGGGGTCCAGATTGGTGAGCGGTTCTTGCTTAAAGAAATCAGCAACAGCACGGCGCACTTGTGGCATACGGGTGGCGCCGCCTACCATGACCACGCCCTTGATATCACTGACTTGCAGTTTGGCATCGCGTAAGGCTTTGCGTACAGGGGTGATGGTGTTGCTGACAAGGGTGTGGGTAATTTCGCGGAGTGTTTCTACGGTGAGTGCCACATCCACTACCACGCCTTCGCTTAGTACTGCTGTAATGCGGGTGGTGGGGTGATCAGAAAGCGCTTCTTTAGCTTCACGCGCACGGGTGAGCAGTACGCGGGCATCCTGGGCGTTCAGCGCGGACAGGCCGGTTTCCTGCAAAATCCAGCAGTAAATACGGTGATCAAAATCATCCCCGCCCAGCCGTGAATCGCCCGAAGTGGCGCGTACTTCAAATAAACCACGGGTCAGCTCCAGGATGGATACATCAAAAGTGCCGCCACCTAAATCGTAAATAACATAGGTGCCTTCGCTGCCATTATCCAGGCCATAGGCAATAGCGGCGGCAGTGGGTTCATTGAGTAGGCGAAGTACATTGAGGCCTGCGATTCGTGCCGCGTCTTTGGTGGCCTGGCGTTGTGCATCATCAAAATAGGCCGGTACAGTGATCACTGCGCCAATCAGATCGCCGCCCAGGCTTTGTTCGGCGCGGGTTTTAAGGGTACGCAAAATCTCTGCCGAGACTTCAACCGGGCTTTTTACCCCGACGCGGGTGGCTATTTTGAGCATGCCCGGCTCGTCTACAAAGCGGTAAGGTGTGGCTAAATCGGCAATGTCATTGATGCCACGGCCCATAAAACGCTTTACTGAACTGATGGTATTACCGGGGTCATCGTTTTGGCGCGCCAGTGCGCTGCTGCCTACGTGAATTGCACCATCCTTGCCGTAGTTCACCACAGAGGCCAGCAAGGTACGGCCTTGCTCATCGGGCAAACAGACGGCGCTGCCACTTTTTACCGAGGCGATCAAAGAATTGGTCGTGCCAAGATCAATGCCTACTGCAAGGCGGTGTTGATGGGGCTCGGCAAATAGACCAGGCTCAGAGATTTGTAATAAGGCCATATTTCATCCGTAAGATAGAGCAAGTGCATGTCAGTAGAGGTTAATACCCCATGGTAAAACCCACCCTTAAACCACGGATGTAAAGGAGAACACGGAGGTACATGGAGTAAAGCATTATTTAGGGTTTTGATCGAAATGAACCCCGCTACAGCTTTTCCGCCATCCCCGAGTTTTTTGATTGGGATCCAGTCGCTCGCCTGGATCCCTGTCAAAGACATGCGGGAATGGCGCTATTTCATTGTGGGGAATTAATAATGGCCATATCCCTAGGGTTTTTTCCGTGAAACTCCGTGTCCTCTGTGTTATCCGTGGTTAAAGATTTGGGTTTTAGCGCGCTAATAATGTGCGATTAAAACAGCAGGGTTTCGATGGCATTGCCAATTTCCTGCTCTAGTTTTTCCATAAAGCGCAGTTTACGCACAGCCACAGTGGCAGCGCTTAAATCATGGGTTTCATCCAGCAAACTGGCAAGGTGCTGCTCCAGTGCGCTGGTTTCTGCGGCAAGCTCTCTGCCGATATTCTCTAAGCTTTCGATATTTTGTGTGGCTTTAGCATCACCAATTGCCTCTCGCCATTGCATTTGATTCATTAAAAAATCAATTGGCATGGCGGTATTACTTTCTTCCTCGGTATCGAAGCCGGACAGTTTTAATAAGTAGCGGCCACGGGCGATCGGGGATTTCAGCGTTTGATAGGCTTCATTAATTTGAGTAGCAATTTGCAGGCTCATACGGCGCACGGTATCGCTTTCGCTGGCAAAGCGATCAGGATGGTAAGTCGCGAGCAAGTTGCGGTAATGACTGTCAATGTTGCGCTGATCGAGTGCAAACCGGGCTGGCAGGTTGAAAAGGGCGAAGTGATTTTGCGTAAAGTCGAAGTTCATGGCGTTTTTTGGCGGGGAAGATAAGCTGTATCAATCACAGTGTTTGAAAACCCTGAACCTGTAGACACAGAGATAAAGATCAGCACACAGAGGAAAAAAAGCGAGAAAAACGAGCTGCTAGTTATGCTGCTCGCTTGTGATTTAAGCGGTTTTTCAGAAAAACCTTGCGAATTTAGCATAGGCTTGGTTTTTTCTGTGTGCTTCATGTTCTTATTTAGCTCTGTGTTTACAGATCTTTTTGGCCTTTGGGAGGGTACTAAACGTTAAAGCTTTCGCCGCAGCCGCACTCGTTTTTTACGTTGGGGTTATTAAATTTAAACCCTTCGTTCAGGCCTTCCTTGGTGAAATCCAGCTCGGTACCGTCCAGATAGGCGAGTGATTTGCTGTCGGTGAAGATTTTTACTCCGAAGCTTTCAAAAGCCAAGTCTGTATCGGAGGCCACATCGACAAATTCGAGCTTGTACGCCATGCCGGAGCAGCCTGAGGTTTTAACGGCCAGGCGCACGCCCAGGCCCTTGCCACGTTTTGCCAGGAAATTGGAAATATGGGTTGCTGCACTTTCGCTTAATGTAAGAGCCATTTTTTGTCTCGCAATAACACCGCAGAGCGTAATAAATCTGAAGTCGTTTGCAGATGTATTACGCCTTAAGTTGAACCATATGTGATATTAACCGTGCTTGGTTTTGTAATCCGCTACCGCTGCTTTAATGGCGTCTTCTGCCAGGATAGAACAGTGGATTTTAACCGGCGGCAGTGCTAATTCGGTCGCAATCTGGGTATTTTTAATGCTCAAAGCCTGATCAAGTGTCTTGCCCTTTACCCATTCGGTCACGAGGGAAGAGGAAGCAATCGCCGAGCCGCAGCCATAGGTTTTAAACTTGGCATCTTCGATAATACCATCTGCGCCCACCTTGATTTGCAGCTTCATTACGTCGCCACAGGCCGGAGCACCCACCATGCCAGTGCCTACGCTGTCGTCGCCTTTTTCAAACGCACCAACATTACGCGGGTTTTCGTAGTGATCCAGAACTTGTTCGCTGTATGCCATTTTGTGTGCCTCTTTACTAGTTTCTGTGGTTCGTAGGTGCGTAACCCAATATTCTTGCTAACTGAGTATGTTGGGTTACGCGATATCGCCAGTTAAAAACGGCTGACGACCCCGCTAACCCAACCTACGTACTTTTAAATAATCATCATTAGGGTTGCATTTAGTGTGGATCGCAGTTCTGGGCAAGGCGCAAAGTCACGACGTTTTGTAAACGAGAGGCTTTGCAACGCCGCACAGGGCTGCGAGGCACGCTAAATTTAGTGGGCTGCCCATTCGATGGTGGAGATATCGATCCCCTCTTTGTACATATCCCAAAGCGGCGACAGCTCGCGCAGCTTGCCGATTTTGCTGCGGATCAGCTCAATCGCAAAGTCGATTTCTTCTACGGTATTAAAGCGACCGATAGTGAAGCGGATTGAGGAATGTGCCAACTCATCCGAGCGGCCAAGGGCGCGTAATACGTAGGATGGCTCGAGGGATGCCGATGTACAGGCTGAGCCGCTGGATACGGCCAGCTCTTTGAGCGCCATTACCAGTGATTCGCCTTCTACATAGTTAAAGCTTACATTCAGATTATG comes from Iodobacter ciconiae and encodes:
- the iscU gene encoding Fe-S cluster assembly scaffold IscU; this encodes MAYSEQVLDHYENPRNVGAFEKGDDSVGTGMVGAPACGDVMKLQIKVGADGIIEDAKFKTYGCGSAIASSSLVTEWVKGKTLDQALSIKNTQIATELALPPVKIHCSILAEDAIKAAVADYKTKHG